In Nonomuraea sp. NBC_00507, the following are encoded in one genomic region:
- a CDS encoding DUF742 domain-containing protein, whose product MYGTDGIGEEEPLFRPYAVTGGRSEPRYHLAMETLISSMSIPDEEMVLLTPEQEAIMQLCRTFRSVAEISALLRVPLGVARVLVADMSDEGLVRLHQPRLSQGQPDLNMLERVLSGLRRL is encoded by the coding sequence GTGTACGGCACTGACGGAATCGGGGAAGAAGAGCCCCTGTTCCGTCCCTACGCGGTGACAGGCGGCCGTTCCGAGCCGCGCTATCACCTCGCCATGGAGACGTTGATCTCGTCCATGTCGATCCCGGACGAAGAGATGGTCCTGCTCACCCCCGAGCAGGAGGCCATCATGCAGCTGTGCAGAACGTTCCGGTCGGTCGCCGAGATCTCGGCCCTGCTCCGCGTCCCGCTGGGCGTGGCCCGGGTGCTCGTGGCGGACATGTCCGACGAAGGGCTTGTCCGCCTGCACCAGCCACGCCTCAGCCAGGGACAGCCAGACCTCAACATGCTCGAAAGGGTGCTCAGTGGACTACGCAGGCTCTAG
- a CDS encoding sensor histidine kinase codes for MTTGNSDSGVAAKRDRGKRSLPRLRLRNWRVRWRLTALILVPTIAAVVLGGADVAASVQSIADYDRTATAAEQSGRIRDLVQAIGLERDTGGWIGASRAMRKTLAQPLAERKAAVDKLVATVRTDIDSIDDSYGPRVVKAAEQARGDLTRLTRIRAEGQTRTIQYDFLTDSLLNLHDELSLMSEDSQIVGQFRALSALARAKEEVSRQRVLLLQASYAPNSVDSKTVEQFIASNARQLDDISTVGTEAGVETGLQLSKTLTSRPEYVGVQLTKSRAITLASGRAPGVRITDNLISARASRQEWFENNGVVIDVLHNIERDLAGQVNLRSQELRESEIRNAIIAGVLIVALLVLVLLFTVAIARSMVTPLRRLRSEALEIAGFRLPDVVRQLRVNGDAGVTDVRPIEVEGNDEIGEVARAFDQVHRQAVRLAGEEAELRGNISSMFVNLSRRTQTLVERQISLIDGLEKGEQEGARLADLFKLDHLATRMRRNSENLLVLAGHEATRRRSQPAKLVDVVRAALSEVEGYERVQVRVHRTTSVLGSCANDLVHLVAELVENAIQFSPNTSQVMVTSSLIEGGGALLSVSDTGISMTEEELAEANRRLAEPPVVDVSVSRRMGLFVVGRLALRHGIRVQLRKGEGAGLIAMVLLPPTLIADGMQQPLPQRPAFGGGTAPTPAFGTPGPQAPQNGMFRSFGSFDSVDRGPARPGPYDSAPGTPKPAFDSFGADPGRSGISGFTADTDGGSYRRQPPSFDSGTFSSYPSPGSHPSGNGAFQTPQSYATNDVRKPDPTPSVEVSPMEPEQEEYLPIFASVESAWFRRPPGEQPKPAGEVGATPAQPVPSGEEAWRTAADAGWRAAAAASEPSLGGTTAAGLPKRTPKANLVPGTASQPPAPAQQPQQRQAPAQPVSADRIRSRLASYQQGVRRGRQELRGQEEQSE; via the coding sequence GTGACTACGGGGAACTCCGACAGCGGCGTCGCCGCGAAGCGGGACCGCGGGAAGCGGTCGCTGCCACGGCTTCGCCTGCGCAACTGGCGCGTGCGGTGGCGTCTGACCGCGCTCATCCTGGTTCCCACCATCGCCGCCGTCGTGCTGGGCGGCGCGGACGTGGCGGCCTCAGTCCAGAGCATCGCCGACTACGACCGCACCGCCACCGCCGCCGAGCAGTCGGGGCGCATCCGCGACCTGGTCCAGGCGATCGGCCTGGAGCGTGACACCGGCGGCTGGATCGGCGCCAGCCGTGCGATGCGCAAGACGCTCGCCCAGCCGCTCGCCGAGCGCAAGGCCGCCGTCGACAAGCTCGTCGCGACCGTCCGCACCGACATCGACTCGATCGACGACTCCTACGGCCCGCGCGTGGTCAAGGCGGCCGAGCAGGCGCGGGGCGACCTGACCCGGCTGACGCGGATCAGGGCCGAGGGCCAGACCCGCACCATCCAGTACGACTTCCTCACCGACAGCCTGCTCAACCTGCACGATGAGCTGAGCCTCATGTCCGAGGACTCCCAGATCGTGGGCCAGTTCCGCGCCTTGAGCGCGCTCGCGCGGGCGAAAGAAGAGGTCTCCCGGCAGCGGGTCCTGCTGCTCCAGGCCTCCTACGCCCCCAACTCGGTGGACTCCAAGACCGTCGAGCAGTTCATCGCCTCCAACGCCCGCCAGCTGGACGACATCTCGACCGTCGGCACCGAGGCCGGCGTCGAGACCGGCCTGCAGCTGTCCAAGACGCTGACCTCCAGGCCCGAGTACGTCGGCGTCCAGCTCACCAAGTCCCGCGCGATCACGCTGGCCAGCGGCCGGGCGCCCGGCGTCCGGATCACGGACAACCTGATCTCCGCCAGGGCCAGCCGCCAGGAGTGGTTCGAGAACAACGGCGTCGTCATCGACGTCCTGCACAACATCGAGCGGGATCTGGCCGGCCAGGTGAACCTGCGGAGCCAGGAGCTGCGCGAGTCCGAGATCCGCAACGCGATCATCGCGGGTGTGCTGATCGTCGCGCTGCTGGTGCTGGTCCTGCTGTTCACCGTGGCCATCGCCCGGTCCATGGTCACCCCGCTGCGCCGGCTGCGTTCCGAGGCCCTGGAGATCGCCGGCTTCCGCCTGCCCGACGTGGTGCGCCAGCTGCGGGTTAACGGCGACGCGGGCGTCACCGACGTACGGCCGATCGAGGTCGAGGGCAACGACGAGATCGGTGAAGTGGCGCGCGCCTTCGACCAGGTGCACCGGCAGGCCGTGCGCCTGGCGGGCGAGGAGGCCGAGCTCCGCGGCAACATCAGCTCGATGTTCGTCAACCTCTCGCGCCGCACCCAGACGCTGGTCGAGCGGCAGATCTCACTGATCGACGGCCTGGAGAAGGGCGAGCAGGAGGGCGCCAGGCTGGCCGACCTGTTCAAGCTGGACCACCTGGCCACCCGCATGCGCCGCAACTCCGAGAACCTCCTGGTCCTCGCCGGCCACGAGGCCACCCGCCGGCGCAGCCAGCCGGCCAAGCTGGTCGACGTCGTCCGCGCCGCGCTGTCGGAGGTCGAGGGCTACGAGCGCGTCCAGGTCCGGGTCCACCGCACCACGTCGGTGCTCGGCAGCTGCGCGAACGACCTGGTCCACCTGGTCGCCGAGCTGGTCGAGAACGCCATCCAGTTCTCGCCGAACACCTCCCAGGTCATGGTCACCAGCAGCCTCATCGAGGGCGGCGGCGCGCTGCTGTCGGTGAGCGACACCGGCATCAGCATGACCGAGGAGGAGCTCGCCGAGGCCAACCGCCGCCTGGCCGAGCCGCCGGTGGTGGATGTGTCGGTGTCGCGGCGCATGGGCCTGTTCGTGGTCGGCCGCCTGGCGCTGCGCCACGGCATCAGGGTGCAGCTCAGGAAGGGCGAGGGCGCCGGCCTGATCGCCATGGTGCTGCTGCCGCCCACGCTGATCGCCGACGGCATGCAGCAGCCGCTGCCGCAGCGCCCCGCGTTCGGTGGCGGGACCGCGCCCACCCCGGCGTTCGGCACGCCAGGCCCGCAGGCGCCGCAGAACGGCATGTTCCGGTCGTTCGGCAGCTTCGACTCCGTCGACCGCGGACCAGCCAGACCCGGTCCGTACGACAGCGCGCCCGGAACGCCGAAGCCCGCGTTCGACTCCTTCGGCGCGGACCCCGGCCGTAGCGGGATATCCGGGTTCACCGCCGACACCGATGGGGGCTCCTACCGCAGGCAGCCGCCCTCGTTCGACTCCGGGACCTTCTCGTCGTACCCCAGCCCGGGGTCGCACCCATCTGGTAATGGCGCGTTCCAGACGCCGCAGTCGTACGCGACGAACGACGTGCGGAAGCCCGACCCGACGCCGTCGGTCGAGGTGTCGCCGATGGAGCCGGAGCAGGAGGAATACCTGCCGATCTTCGCATCGGTGGAGTCCGCCTGGTTCCGCAGGCCGCCCGGCGAGCAGCCGAAGCCCGCGGGCGAGGTCGGGGCCACTCCCGCGCAACCCGTACCCTCTGGGGAGGAAGCGTGGCGAACGGCCGCAGACGCCGGATGGCGGGCGGCGGCCGCAGCCAGCGAGCCCAGCCTCGGCGGCACGACCGCCGCCGGGCTGCCGAAGCGCACCCCCAAGGCCAACCTGGTGCCGGGTACGGCGAGCCAGCCACCCGCGCCGGCCCAACAGCCGCAGCAGCGGCAGGCGCCTGCGCAGCCGGTCTCAGCGGACCGGATACGCAGCCGGCTGGCCAGCTACCAACAGGGTGTGCGCCGCGGTCGCCAGGAACTTCGTGGACAGGAGGAACAGAGTGAGTAA
- a CDS encoding GTP-binding protein: MAGGFGVGKTTFVGAVSEILPLTTEAVMTDASAGIDDLGMTPNKQTTTVAMDFGRVSLDRDLILYLFGTPGQHRFWFMWDDLVKGAIGAVVLTDTRRLADSFPAIDYFEEAKLPFVIGINGWDGHFLHSDNEVREALALPSHVPVVRTDARDRESVKATLIALVEHVVRLRAAPVH; the protein is encoded by the coding sequence GTGGCCGGGGGGTTCGGCGTGGGCAAGACGACGTTCGTGGGGGCGGTGTCGGAGATCCTCCCGCTCACCACGGAAGCGGTCATGACCGACGCGTCCGCGGGCATCGACGACCTCGGGATGACCCCGAACAAGCAGACCACGACCGTGGCCATGGACTTCGGCCGGGTCTCGCTCGACCGCGACCTGATCCTCTACCTGTTCGGCACGCCCGGGCAGCACCGGTTCTGGTTCATGTGGGACGACCTGGTGAAGGGCGCGATCGGGGCGGTCGTGCTGACCGACACCCGGCGTCTGGCCGACAGTTTCCCCGCGATCGACTACTTCGAAGAGGCCAAGCTGCCCTTCGTGATCGGCATCAACGGCTGGGACGGCCACTTCCTGCACTCCGACAACGAGGTCAGGGAGGCGCTCGCGCTCCCATCGCACGTGCCGGTGGTGCGTACCGACGCCCGTGACCGCGAGTCGGTGAAGGCGACGCTGATCGCGCTGGTCGAGCACGTCGTCCGCCTTCGCGCGGCGCCGGTGCACTAA
- a CDS encoding roadblock/LC7 domain-containing protein gives MTTLSHEAHRFDWLITDFVRNTPGVAHAVVVSADGLSLAASEGFPPDRADQLAAVSAGLLSLTVGASRVFEGGAVTQTVVEMQRGLLLVMAISDGSVLTVLAGPDCDMGLVAYQMTLLVDRAGQALTPSLRAELQAARSR, from the coding sequence GTGACAACCCTTAGCCATGAGGCGCACAGGTTCGACTGGCTGATCACCGACTTCGTTCGCAACACGCCCGGAGTCGCGCATGCCGTCGTGGTCTCCGCAGACGGCCTGTCCCTGGCCGCCTCGGAGGGCTTCCCACCGGATCGGGCCGACCAGCTGGCCGCCGTTTCGGCCGGCCTGCTGAGCCTGACCGTGGGCGCGTCCAGGGTGTTCGAGGGCGGTGCGGTGACGCAGACCGTCGTCGAGATGCAGCGCGGGCTGCTGCTGGTCATGGCGATCAGCGACGGCTCGGTGCTGACGGTGCTGGCGGGTCCTGATTGTGACATGGGGTTGGTGGCGTACCAGATGACGCTGCTGGTAGACAGAGCGGGACAAGCGCTCACGCCGTCCCTGCGCGCCGAACTTCAGGCCGCCAGGTCGCGGTGA